In Paenarthrobacter sp. GOM3, a single window of DNA contains:
- a CDS encoding TlyA family RNA methyltransferase, translating to MARLDQELVTRGLARSRTHAAKLISDGKVSSAGTVLAKAALQVDATTELLVEAHLEDIYVSRAGHKLDGALKAFPAVVVADKRCLDAGASTGGFTDVLLRQGAARVVAVDVGHGQLVPHLREDPRVDVHEGLNVRYMTPEQIGGLSELTVADLSFISLTLVVYPLAQCTEPGGDMVLMVKPQFEVGKERLSRTGVVSSENERRRAVAQVARAGVDAGLELMDLAASPLPGQDGNVEYFLWMKRRMSAVLPKIEERDAAVAALVEKLWPNH from the coding sequence ATGGCACGACTTGATCAGGAACTCGTCACCCGGGGGTTGGCGAGGTCCCGGACCCACGCTGCCAAGCTCATCAGCGACGGGAAGGTCAGTTCCGCAGGGACGGTCCTGGCCAAAGCCGCCCTCCAAGTTGACGCGACAACGGAGCTGCTTGTCGAAGCCCACCTTGAGGACATCTACGTCAGCCGTGCCGGGCATAAGTTGGACGGCGCGCTGAAGGCGTTTCCCGCCGTCGTGGTTGCCGACAAGCGGTGTCTCGACGCCGGTGCCTCCACGGGTGGCTTCACTGACGTGCTGCTGAGGCAGGGGGCCGCGCGAGTGGTTGCCGTGGACGTGGGGCACGGACAGTTGGTTCCGCACCTGCGGGAGGATCCCCGCGTGGACGTCCATGAGGGCCTTAACGTCCGTTACATGACGCCTGAACAGATCGGCGGACTTTCAGAACTGACGGTCGCGGACTTGTCCTTTATTTCGTTGACCCTGGTCGTGTACCCCCTTGCCCAATGCACCGAACCCGGGGGCGACATGGTCCTGATGGTCAAGCCGCAGTTCGAAGTGGGCAAGGAGCGGCTGAGCCGTACGGGCGTGGTCTCATCGGAGAATGAACGGCGCCGGGCGGTGGCCCAGGTAGCGCGGGCTGGGGTGGACGCTGGACTGGAGTTGATGGATCTTGCGGCCAGTCCGCTGCCTGGCCAGGACGGAAATGTTGAATACTTCCTGTGGATGAAGCGCAGGATGTCCGCGGTGTTGCCTAAGATCGAAGAGCGGGACGCAGCCGTCGCCGCGTTAGTCGAGAAACTCTGGCCGAACCACTAG
- the recN gene encoding DNA repair protein RecN, translating to MLEELRIRDLGVITDAALPLGPGLSVVTGETGAGKTMVVTAVGLLLGARSDAGAVRSGAKSASAEAVLKLDPAHSAVERAKEAGGEAEEFDGVAELLLARTVGADGRSRAYVGGRAAPVGVLAELGESLVVVHGQSDQIRLKSATAQRHALDRFAGAPLAKSLGEYQELYNHWKAIQAELDTLRSEARERLREAESLDAALTEIDDVDPQPGEDETLKAEAVKLANVEELRLAAAAAHESLIAEEFGDAGDATSMVDAAKRTLEHVAEHDEELRSAANRLAEVGFLLNDIAAELSSYQAALDTEGPERLSEIEERRAALAKLIRKYAPSIDEVLEWAATARTRLDELQDDSSRIESLDAEVASAEASLRKQAAAISKARLKAAKDLSARVSAELKALAMADATLVIEVDGSGVLGPWGTDEIAFLLQPHSGAPARPLGKGASGGELSRVMLAIEVVLAAVDPVPTFVFDEVDAGVGGRAAVEIGRRLAMLARHVQVLVVTHLPQVAAFADQHIRVTKTSVRGSDGKTTTGFTSSDVQLLSEEERVKELARMLAGQEDSESAQAHAQELLDDAKLLPQRA from the coding sequence ATGCTTGAAGAACTCCGAATCCGTGACCTCGGCGTCATCACCGACGCCGCCCTGCCGTTGGGCCCCGGCCTGAGCGTCGTCACAGGCGAAACCGGCGCCGGTAAGACCATGGTGGTGACCGCCGTCGGGCTTCTTCTCGGTGCCCGGTCGGACGCGGGTGCGGTCCGCAGCGGCGCCAAGTCAGCGTCCGCGGAGGCTGTGCTGAAGCTTGATCCGGCGCACAGCGCCGTGGAGCGCGCCAAGGAGGCCGGCGGCGAGGCTGAAGAGTTCGACGGCGTTGCTGAACTGTTGCTCGCCCGTACGGTTGGTGCCGACGGACGCAGCCGTGCCTACGTTGGCGGACGCGCGGCACCTGTCGGGGTGCTGGCCGAGCTGGGGGAGAGCCTTGTAGTGGTGCACGGGCAGTCGGACCAGATCCGGCTGAAGAGCGCAACAGCCCAACGCCATGCGTTGGACCGTTTTGCTGGTGCGCCGCTGGCCAAGAGCCTGGGGGAGTACCAGGAGCTGTACAACCATTGGAAAGCCATCCAGGCCGAACTTGATACCCTGCGCAGCGAAGCCCGCGAACGGCTCCGCGAGGCTGAGTCCCTGGACGCTGCCCTCACGGAAATCGACGACGTGGATCCGCAGCCGGGCGAGGACGAAACCCTCAAGGCTGAGGCCGTGAAGCTGGCGAATGTTGAAGAACTCCGGCTGGCAGCTGCGGCGGCCCATGAGTCGCTCATCGCCGAGGAATTTGGCGACGCCGGGGATGCCACGTCCATGGTTGACGCGGCCAAGCGGACGCTGGAGCACGTGGCTGAACACGATGAAGAACTGCGTTCTGCTGCGAACAGGCTGGCGGAGGTCGGGTTCCTCCTGAATGACATCGCCGCCGAGTTGTCCAGCTACCAGGCCGCCCTCGACACGGAGGGCCCGGAGCGGCTTTCCGAGATTGAAGAACGCCGGGCAGCCTTGGCCAAGCTGATCCGCAAATACGCCCCCAGTATCGACGAGGTGCTGGAGTGGGCTGCCACGGCCAGGACGCGGTTGGATGAGCTTCAGGACGACTCAAGCAGGATCGAATCCCTGGACGCGGAGGTGGCATCCGCGGAGGCCAGCCTGCGCAAGCAGGCAGCAGCGATCAGCAAAGCCCGACTCAAGGCTGCCAAGGACCTCTCAGCACGCGTCAGCGCCGAACTGAAGGCCCTGGCCATGGCGGACGCCACCTTGGTCATCGAGGTGGACGGCAGCGGCGTGTTGGGCCCGTGGGGTACCGATGAGATCGCGTTCCTCCTCCAGCCCCACTCCGGCGCTCCTGCCCGGCCGCTGGGGAAGGGGGCGTCAGGCGGTGAACTGTCCCGCGTCATGCTTGCCATCGAGGTAGTTCTCGCCGCTGTGGATCCCGTTCCAACGTTTGTTTTCGATGAGGTGGACGCAGGCGTGGGCGGCCGTGCCGCCGTCGAGATCGGACGCAGGCTGGCCATGCTGGCCCGGCACGTCCAGGTGCTGGTGGTGACCCACTTGCCCCAGGTGGCGGCATTCGCCGATCAGCACATCCGGGTCACCAAGACGTCGGTGCGGGGTTCTGACGGGAAGACCACCACCGGATTCACCTCCAGTGACGTGCAGTTGCTCAGCGAGGAGGAGCGGGTCAAGGAACTTGCCAGGATGCTGGCCGGCCAAGAGGACTCCGAGTCCGCGCAGGCACACGCCCAGGAATTGTTGGACGACGCGAAGCTCCTGCCGCAGCGGGCCTGA
- a CDS encoding NAD kinase yields MSRRVLVLAHTGREESLRAAWDACTQLHSSGLVPVLQKSELADIERFFGALDTPIEILNDHVSLEDVELVMVLGGDGTILRAAELVREVDVPLLGVNLGHVGFLAESERADLAQTVEWIASRQYTVEERMTIDVQVWIKGQKIWHTWALNEAAIEKANRERMLEVVTEVDERPLTSFGCDGVVMATPTGSTAYAFSSGGPVVWPEVEALVIVPISAHALFAKPLVVSPRSKLAVEIMNRTDALGVLWCDGRRSVDLPPGARVEVTRSATPVRLARTHKTPFSARLVRKFELPIHGWRGPAPRSGEVHTGPIPVIRTLSPAPLPSPRDPGHGEPSDPTNAK; encoded by the coding sequence ATGAGCAGGCGTGTACTGGTCCTTGCCCACACAGGGCGGGAGGAATCGCTCCGCGCAGCGTGGGATGCGTGTACGCAGCTGCACTCGTCTGGCTTGGTTCCCGTGCTCCAAAAGTCTGAGCTTGCCGATATTGAGCGGTTCTTCGGTGCCTTGGACACCCCGATCGAGATCCTTAACGACCACGTCAGCCTGGAGGACGTGGAGTTGGTCATGGTCCTGGGCGGTGACGGCACCATCCTGCGCGCGGCCGAGCTGGTCCGTGAGGTTGATGTCCCGTTGCTCGGGGTAAACCTGGGGCACGTGGGCTTCCTTGCTGAGAGCGAACGGGCCGACCTCGCCCAAACGGTCGAGTGGATTGCGAGCCGGCAGTACACGGTGGAAGAACGCATGACCATCGACGTTCAGGTGTGGATCAAGGGCCAGAAGATTTGGCACACGTGGGCTTTGAACGAGGCCGCCATCGAAAAGGCCAACCGCGAACGGATGTTGGAGGTTGTCACGGAGGTGGACGAGCGGCCCCTGACCTCTTTCGGTTGCGACGGCGTGGTCATGGCCACGCCTACGGGTTCCACCGCGTACGCGTTCTCTTCGGGCGGGCCCGTGGTGTGGCCGGAGGTTGAGGCCTTGGTCATCGTTCCCATTAGCGCGCACGCGCTCTTCGCGAAGCCCCTGGTGGTTTCGCCGCGCTCCAAGCTGGCCGTCGAAATCATGAACCGTACCGACGCGTTGGGCGTGCTCTGGTGCGATGGACGGCGCTCCGTGGACTTGCCTCCGGGTGCCCGCGTGGAAGTGACGCGCTCCGCCACTCCGGTACGGCTCGCGCGCACGCACAAGACCCCGTTCTCCGCCCGGCTCGTGCGCAAGTTCGAGCTTCCCATCCATGGCTGGCGTGGCCCGGCTCCCCGCAGCGGCGAAGTCCACACCGGTCCTATTCCGGTGATCAGGACTCTGTCACCGGCACCTTTGCCCAGCCCGCGGGACCCAGGGCACGGTGAACCCTCCGACCCCACGAATGCGAAGTGA
- a CDS encoding HAD-IIA family hydrolase, whose translation MADSLISSFDAVLSDLDGVVYAGPHAIPGAVESLQRLETVGVGLGYVTNNASRTPAQVAAHLRELGAPAEDHQVVSSSQAAGELLASMLPAGAHVLITGSAALAHEIELVGLKPVHSADENPVAVVQGFNPEIGWKDLAEASYVVAGGAMWFATNTDMSIPQARGMAPGNGTLVAAVAAATGKSPLVAGKPEAPLFHAAAKRLNADRPLVVGDRLDTDILGGNRAGFATAAVLTGVDTTHTILAARSDERPDYLLVDLEGLYAPYPEVVSEDGTFRCGAASAVAVDGTVTVTGDETDIDAWRAACAAWWAAVPETAVAHAPKLEWQSH comes from the coding sequence ATGGCTGATTCCCTGATCTCATCCTTTGATGCCGTCCTCTCCGATTTGGATGGCGTGGTCTATGCAGGACCGCACGCCATCCCGGGAGCCGTGGAGTCGTTGCAGCGTCTCGAAACCGTGGGCGTTGGCCTGGGTTACGTCACGAACAACGCTTCACGGACGCCCGCCCAGGTAGCAGCGCATTTGCGTGAGCTGGGCGCCCCGGCTGAGGACCATCAAGTGGTCAGTTCCTCCCAGGCGGCAGGGGAGCTCCTTGCTTCCATGCTGCCTGCGGGGGCGCATGTCCTTATCACCGGCAGCGCAGCACTGGCCCATGAGATCGAACTGGTAGGCCTGAAGCCCGTGCACAGCGCCGATGAGAACCCTGTGGCAGTGGTGCAGGGGTTCAATCCGGAGATCGGTTGGAAGGACCTGGCCGAGGCCTCTTATGTGGTGGCTGGCGGAGCTATGTGGTTCGCGACCAACACTGACATGTCCATTCCGCAGGCGCGGGGCATGGCGCCGGGCAACGGGACCTTGGTGGCGGCTGTAGCTGCTGCCACCGGCAAGTCACCATTGGTGGCCGGCAAGCCTGAAGCACCGCTTTTCCATGCTGCTGCGAAACGGCTTAACGCTGATCGACCGTTGGTGGTGGGCGACCGCTTGGACACCGACATCCTGGGTGGAAACCGCGCAGGATTTGCGACGGCGGCCGTCCTCACCGGTGTTGATACGACGCACACCATCCTGGCCGCGCGCTCGGATGAGCGTCCCGACTATTTGTTGGTGGACCTTGAGGGTCTGTATGCCCCTTACCCGGAGGTTGTGAGCGAGGACGGTACGTTCCGTTGCGGTGCAGCCTCGGCTGTTGCCGTGGATGGCACGGTCACGGTCACTGGCGACGAAACGGACATCGACGCTTGGCGTGCGGCGTGTGCCGCTTGGTGGGCGGCGGTTCCGGAGACCGCGGTGGCGCACGCTCCCAAGCTGGAATGGCAAAGTCACTAG